A DNA window from Aureibaculum sp. 2308TA14-22 contains the following coding sequences:
- a CDS encoding Pycsar system effector family protein, with protein sequence MTILQKVENYVVSQLTENLPKTCIYHNLSHTRRVVSYVKELIENEKVTARDAQILEMAAWFHDIGYIKSPENHERLGAEMAKIFLQREKITETTIAKVQQLILATAKTKEPENLLEKIILDADCAHIGNKGFSELSDLLREEWEQQELKVFTDADWIQENINFLSNHHQYYTDYALTNWQLAKDKNLAQLYKSQKKLKKDEQKNSIKAEELKLKKRKASTPERGIETMFRVTLRNHINLSNIADTKANILLSVNAIIISMALSNLIPKLDNPSNQYLIVPTVIFVVFSLVSMGLSVLATRPNVTSGKFTKKDVEQKKVNLLFFGNFHKVNLDEFEWAMGEMMQDRDYLYSSMKKDLYFLGLVLHKKYKILRITYTIFLLGIILSVIAFAISFQMAYPS encoded by the coding sequence ATGACAATATTGCAAAAGGTTGAAAACTATGTGGTTTCTCAACTCACCGAAAATTTACCTAAGACTTGTATTTATCATAACCTTAGCCATACACGTAGGGTAGTTAGTTATGTTAAAGAGTTAATTGAAAACGAAAAAGTTACTGCTAGAGATGCCCAAATTTTAGAAATGGCGGCATGGTTTCATGATATCGGATATATTAAAAGTCCTGAAAATCATGAAAGATTAGGAGCAGAAATGGCAAAGATTTTTTTACAGCGTGAAAAAATTACAGAAACCACTATTGCTAAAGTTCAGCAGTTAATTTTAGCTACCGCCAAAACAAAAGAACCTGAAAATTTATTAGAGAAAATAATTTTAGATGCCGATTGTGCACATATAGGTAATAAAGGGTTTTCAGAATTGAGTGATTTACTTCGCGAAGAATGGGAGCAGCAGGAATTGAAAGTCTTTACAGATGCCGATTGGATTCAGGAAAATATTAACTTTTTAAGCAATCATCACCAATATTACACAGATTACGCTTTAACAAATTGGCAATTAGCCAAAGACAAAAATTTAGCTCAACTGTATAAATCTCAAAAGAAATTAAAAAAAGATGAACAAAAAAATAGTATTAAAGCAGAAGAATTAAAACTAAAAAAAAGGAAGGCAAGTACACCAGAGCGTGGTATAGAAACTATGTTTAGGGTTACCCTTAGAAACCATATTAATTTGAGTAATATTGCCGATACCAAAGCTAACATATTACTATCGGTAAATGCCATAATTATTTCAATGGCATTGTCAAACTTAATTCCAAAACTAGATAACCCATCAAATCAATATTTAATAGTTCCAACGGTTATTTTTGTTGTATTTAGTTTGGTTTCTATGGGGTTATCGGTATTGGCTACAAGACCAAATGTTACTAGTGGAAAGTTTACCAAAAAAGATGTTGAACAGAAGAAAGTAAACCTGTTGTTCTTTGGTAATTTTCATAAAGTAAACTTGGATGAATTTGAATGGGCAATGGGAGAAATGATGCAAGATAGAGACTATTTATATTCTTCAATGAAAAAGGACCTTTATTTTTTGGGATTGGTTTTGCATAAAAAGTATAAAATTTTAAGAATTACATATACCATTTTTTTATTGGGAATTATTTTGTCGGTTATTGCTTTTGCAATTTCATTTCAAATGGCTTATCCAAGTTAA
- a CDS encoding undecaprenyl-diphosphate phosphatase encodes MSYLEAIILGLIQGLTEFLPVSSSGHLELAKALFGDNSLPEESLTFTVILHFATALSTLIIFRKEVLQILKGLFQFEWNDEMIFSLKIILSMIPAVIVGLLFEEQLESFFGGKILLVGCMLLVTALLLLLADKAKNTTKDVSYPNAFIIGVSQAIAMLPGISRSGATISTSVLLGVDRTKAARFSFLMVVPLIFGKVAKDFMGGHVNFESAQFGQMAVGFIAAFVAGLFACTWMISLVKKSKLSYFAIYCALIGLIAIGYAIFYN; translated from the coding sequence ATGAGTTATTTAGAAGCTATTATTTTAGGCCTAATTCAAGGCTTAACCGAATTTTTACCTGTATCTTCAAGTGGACATTTAGAATTGGCTAAAGCCTTATTTGGTGATAATTCCTTACCAGAAGAAAGCTTAACCTTTACCGTAATTTTACATTTTGCTACCGCATTAAGCACATTAATTATTTTCAGAAAAGAAGTGCTTCAAATTTTAAAAGGATTGTTCCAATTTGAATGGAATGATGAAATGATTTTTTCTTTAAAAATTATTCTATCAATGATTCCAGCAGTTATAGTTGGATTATTATTTGAGGAACAATTGGAATCTTTTTTTGGTGGAAAGATTCTTTTAGTAGGTTGCATGCTATTAGTTACTGCTCTTTTATTACTACTTGCTGATAAAGCAAAAAATACTACAAAAGATGTTTCCTATCCAAATGCATTTATTATCGGTGTATCTCAAGCAATTGCCATGTTACCCGGAATTTCAAGATCAGGAGCCACTATTTCTACTTCTGTATTACTAGGTGTGGACCGTACCAAAGCTGCTCGTTTTTCTTTCTTAATGGTTGTTCCGTTAATTTTCGGAAAAGTAGCCAAAGACTTTATGGGTGGGCATGTAAATTTTGAAAGTGCCCAATTTGGGCAAATGGCAGTTGGATTTATTGCTGCTTTTGTTGCAGGGTTATTTGCTTGTACTTGGATGATATCTTTAGTTAAAAAAAGTAAATTATCTTATTTTGCCATCTATTGTGCTCTTATAGGTCTAATAGCTATTGGTTATGCAATATTCTACAACTAA
- the truB gene encoding tRNA pseudouridine(55) synthase TruB, whose translation MTVEDYKNGQVLLIDKPLKWTSFQVVNKIRWAIKQQFNLKKIKVGHAGTLDPLATGLLILCTGKFTKKINEFQAQVKEYTGTFTVGATTPSYDLETGIDHYFKTDHLTDEVIYNTTKQFIGEIEQKPPVFSALKKDGKRLYELARAGESVEIKSRKVTVSEFEITKIDLPKIEFRVVCSKGTYIRSLAYDFGKALNSGAHLSALRRTKIGEFNVENAQRIDSFLDTI comes from the coding sequence ATGACGGTAGAAGATTATAAAAACGGACAAGTTCTATTAATCGACAAACCCTTAAAGTGGACTTCCTTTCAGGTTGTAAATAAAATACGTTGGGCTATAAAACAACAATTTAATTTAAAGAAAATAAAAGTTGGCCATGCTGGCACTTTAGATCCTCTAGCTACAGGACTACTAATTCTTTGCACAGGAAAGTTCACAAAAAAAATCAATGAATTTCAAGCCCAGGTAAAAGAATATACGGGCACATTTACCGTAGGTGCCACTACTCCATCCTATGATCTTGAAACTGGAATCGACCATTATTTTAAAACGGACCATCTAACGGATGAGGTCATCTATAATACCACAAAACAATTTATAGGCGAAATAGAGCAAAAACCGCCTGTTTTTTCAGCCTTGAAAAAAGATGGCAAAAGACTTTACGAACTGGCCAGGGCTGGGGAATCCGTTGAGATAAAATCCAGAAAGGTAACGGTATCGGAATTTGAGATTACCAAAATAGACCTGCCCAAAATCGAATTTAGGGTAGTTTGTAGTAAAGGTACGTACATCCGTTCACTAGCTTATGATTTTGGCAAAGCACTAAATTCGGGTGCACATCTGTCCGCATTACGACGTACAAAAATCGGTGAATTTAATGTGGAAAATGCACAGCGTATCGATTCTTTTCTAGATACAATTTAA
- a CDS encoding ABC transporter permease encodes MRFPLYIAKRYLFSKSSNNAINIITIIAATGVVVGTMALFIVLSVFSGLKDFSLDFIRVSDPDLKISATEGKSFFFNDSIAEILDDKNIEYYSKVVEERAFFSYNEKSHIASIKGVDDNYLSVNNIDTALYVGDWLDKEIINSVVIGNGVSAILSLGTYDFSESLKVSVPKPGKGYVSNPKTAFNSLNLQPVGVFRLTEELDRKYVFSHLTIAQSLLNYKPNQISAIELKLTANASRNETIGILKQKLSDNFKIETREQLNAVFHKMLNTENLVSYLIFTLILIIALFNVIGAIVMMILDKRENLKTLFNLGTSLKEIKKIFIYQGFLLSLFGLLLGLILAITFVLLQKQFGFIMINQSLAYPVKFTLFNVVIVFFTILALGYLAALIASSRISKKLIA; translated from the coding sequence TTGCGATTTCCTTTATACATAGCTAAACGGTATTTGTTCTCTAAAAGTAGTAATAACGCAATAAATATTATTACAATAATTGCAGCTACTGGAGTGGTGGTGGGTACTATGGCACTATTTATTGTATTATCTGTTTTTTCAGGTTTAAAAGACTTTAGTTTAGATTTTATAAGAGTTTCTGATCCAGATTTAAAGATAAGTGCTACGGAAGGTAAATCATTTTTTTTTAATGATTCAATTGCTGAAATTTTAGATGATAAGAACATTGAATATTACAGCAAGGTAGTTGAAGAGAGGGCTTTTTTTAGTTACAATGAAAAATCGCATATTGCTAGTATAAAAGGGGTTGATGATAATTATTTGTCAGTAAATAATATTGATACAGCACTTTATGTTGGAGATTGGTTGGACAAAGAAATCATCAACTCAGTAGTTATTGGTAATGGTGTTTCTGCAATATTATCACTTGGTACTTATGATTTTTCTGAATCTTTAAAGGTTTCTGTTCCAAAGCCCGGTAAAGGTTATGTAAGTAACCCGAAAACGGCATTTAACAGTCTTAACCTACAACCTGTTGGTGTTTTTAGGCTAACAGAAGAGTTAGATAGAAAATATGTTTTTTCTCATTTAACTATAGCACAAAGTTTGTTAAATTATAAACCCAATCAGATTTCGGCTATAGAATTAAAATTAACGGCTAATGCTAGTCGTAACGAAACAATCGGAATTCTGAAGCAAAAATTAAGTGATAATTTTAAAATAGAAACTAGAGAGCAGCTTAATGCTGTTTTTCATAAAATGCTGAACACTGAAAATTTAGTTTCGTATCTAATTTTTACTTTAATCTTAATAATTGCCTTATTTAATGTCATTGGAGCTATTGTTATGATGATTTTAGATAAACGCGAAAATTTAAAAACCCTTTTTAATTTAGGAACAAGTCTTAAAGAAATTAAAAAAATATTTATTTATCAAGGCTTTTTACTATCTCTTTTCGGATTGTTATTAGGTTTAATTTTAGCAATTACCTTTGTGTTATTACAAAAGCAGTTTGGGTTTATTATGATTAACCAATCTTTAGCCTATCCAGTAAAGTTTACCTTATTTAATGTGGTGATTGTATTTTTTACAATTTTAGCTTTAGGGTATTTAGCGGCATTGATAGCTAGTTCAAGGATTTCTAAGAAGCTAATTGCCTGA
- a CDS encoding thioredoxin family protein, with the protein MDTIIKNSLEKAISYQEYRNLVTGLLKEGKSTGPNQSDDLLHYSKLNNSRMKRLDKTFTLSDKTISCTQNLIKKYTFLVISEGWCGDAAQVLPIINKVAEASSTIDLKIVLRDENEALMNLFLTNGSMSIPKLILLETETNKVVNSWGPRPSEATKMVAEQKEKFGVLDADFKERLQVWYNTDKGKNIESDLLQLLGLNCI; encoded by the coding sequence ATGGATACTATCATAAAAAACAGTTTAGAAAAAGCAATTTCGTATCAAGAATATAGAAATTTAGTTACAGGTCTTTTAAAAGAAGGAAAGTCAACAGGACCGAACCAATCTGATGATTTGTTGCATTACAGCAAGTTAAACAATAGCAGAATGAAAAGGCTGGATAAAACCTTTACCCTATCTGATAAAACAATTTCTTGTACTCAAAATTTAATCAAAAAATACACGTTTTTGGTAATTTCCGAAGGCTGGTGCGGTGATGCGGCACAGGTATTGCCCATAATCAATAAAGTTGCGGAAGCTTCTTCAACAATTGATTTAAAAATTGTTTTGCGTGATGAAAACGAAGCATTGATGAATCTGTTTTTAACCAATGGAAGTATGTCAATTCCTAAACTAATTCTATTGGAAACCGAAACTAATAAAGTTGTAAATTCTTGGGGTCCGAGACCAAGTGAAGCTACAAAAATGGTAGCTGAGCAAAAAGAAAAGTTTGGAGTTTTAGATGCTGATTTTAAAGAACGATTGCAAGTTTGGTACAATACCGATAAAGGGAAAAATATTGAAAGTGATTTATTGCAACTTTTGGGATTAAATTGTATCTAG
- the rbfA gene encoding 30S ribosome-binding factor RbfA, which translates to METNRQKKIASVLQKDLVDVLQHAAQDGMKGIIISVTKVNVTSDLSDAKVYLSIFPTDKSSELIKGIKSNTPLIRHELAQRTKNQLRRMPELTFYIDDSLDYIDGIDQSLKGDVENPIKNPDILAKRQKR; encoded by the coding sequence ATGGAAACAAATAGACAGAAGAAAATTGCCAGTGTTTTACAGAAAGATTTGGTTGATGTGCTGCAACATGCAGCACAAGATGGGATGAAAGGCATAATTATATCAGTTACTAAGGTAAATGTTACTTCAGATTTGTCAGATGCTAAGGTGTATTTGAGTATATTTCCTACGGATAAAAGTTCCGAATTAATTAAGGGCATAAAATCAAACACTCCACTAATTAGACATGAATTAGCACAACGGACAAAAAATCAGTTGCGTAGAATGCCTGAGCTTACTTTTTATATAGACGATTCTTTAGATTATATAGACGGAATAGATCAATCTTTAAAAGGAGATGTAGAAAACCCTATAAAAAATCCTGATATTTTAGCAAAAAGACAAAAACGATAA
- a CDS encoding GAF domain-containing protein, whose amino-acid sequence MMIQQSENLKELDFPLELQISFEKVFSFYQKYTEDEKHPYHKSAKEITTYLKNYPELVDGFTDISLLKKYKDQIDLMLDGLFPEILTDNEIKTASIPFSFTTFKSTNRFKNILKNAGEDYEFSIRNFDKDELYIHGCVMILAYCYGYNIDLKRPFFFDIPDKNLGITKHYRVAFNGDFADVIPTKTAPKITDEDYKLLLDNYDDIEVWKKKFPPNSYIFKGFGIMNLFDVTADETISSLTKSLLRQDDNLIADMQQNLREFFNIKDLKLGFSIFDAINIKLCDTKIKKSDSLILNTESEINCGQYFCEGVVHNVFNKIQAMTISDVEKYGIATNKNPFYKNLKRNGIKSLILIPIKATDNNDLAVLEIASPRPYELNSINQNKLKDLIPVFEAAVKRSSEEHQNILEATIQEHYTSIHPTVKWRFYQAAENYFNDKIHGSESPKLDDIVFDNVYPLYGQSDIKGSSIARNNAIKNDLSVQLNLAVDVLKNACDVEQLPIYNELMFRVEEYLLEVKKGLHAGDEIGILDFLKREIYPVFNHVKELNSHLENLVTVYMSRLDSKLHVVYEQRKAYEESVTVLNEKLADFLDKKQEEAQSMFPHYFERYKTDGVEYNMYIGQSLVNNKEYNSLYLYNLRLWQLQVMFEMENLAHQLKDTLEYDLEIASLILVHSNAMAIKFRMDEKQFDVDGAYNIRYEIIKKRIDKAHIKGTDERLTVPGKIAIVYSQEKDAIEYKKYIKYLQSKNYLGKVESLELEDLQGVSGLKALRVEVIYKQDFNEKTTITIDQLIEDIKA is encoded by the coding sequence ATGATGATTCAACAATCGGAAAATTTAAAAGAGTTAGACTTTCCTTTAGAGCTTCAAATAAGTTTTGAAAAAGTATTTTCATTTTATCAAAAGTATACTGAAGATGAAAAACACCCTTACCATAAGTCTGCAAAAGAAATCACTACCTATTTAAAAAATTATCCTGAATTGGTTGATGGATTTACAGATATTTCATTATTGAAGAAATACAAAGATCAAATTGATTTAATGCTTGATGGGCTGTTCCCAGAAATTTTAACAGATAATGAGATTAAAACAGCTAGTATTCCATTCTCGTTTACAACTTTTAAGTCTACAAATAGGTTCAAGAATATTTTAAAAAATGCGGGTGAAGATTATGAATTTAGTATCAGAAATTTTGATAAAGATGAATTGTATATCCATGGCTGTGTAATGATTTTAGCCTATTGTTATGGTTATAATATTGATTTAAAAAGGCCTTTCTTTTTTGATATTCCTGATAAAAACTTAGGAATTACCAAACATTATCGAGTGGCTTTTAACGGTGATTTTGCTGATGTGATACCCACTAAAACTGCACCAAAAATTACAGATGAAGATTATAAATTATTATTGGATAATTATGACGATATAGAAGTTTGGAAAAAGAAATTTCCGCCTAATAGTTATATCTTCAAGGGCTTTGGCATAATGAATCTCTTTGATGTGACGGCCGATGAAACTATATCTTCTCTAACGAAGAGTTTATTAAGACAAGATGATAACCTAATTGCTGATATGCAGCAAAACCTGAGGGAATTTTTTAACATAAAAGATCTAAAACTTGGGTTTTCAATTTTTGATGCAATCAATATTAAGTTGTGTGACACGAAAATTAAAAAATCGGATAGCTTGATTTTGAATACTGAATCTGAAATTAATTGTGGTCAATATTTTTGTGAAGGAGTAGTACACAATGTTTTTAATAAAATACAGGCTATGACTATATCAGATGTTGAAAAGTATGGTATAGCAACTAATAAAAACCCTTTTTATAAGAATTTAAAAAGAAATGGAATTAAAAGCCTAATTTTAATACCTATTAAAGCTACTGATAATAATGATTTGGCCGTTTTGGAAATTGCATCGCCAAGACCTTATGAATTGAATTCTATCAATCAAAACAAATTAAAAGATCTTATTCCAGTTTTTGAAGCAGCGGTAAAACGTTCTTCCGAAGAACATCAAAATATTCTTGAAGCTACTATTCAAGAGCATTACACTTCAATACATCCTACGGTAAAATGGCGTTTTTATCAGGCCGCAGAAAATTATTTTAATGATAAAATTCATGGTTCTGAAAGCCCTAAACTCGATGATATTGTTTTCGATAACGTATATCCACTGTATGGTCAATCAGATATTAAAGGGTCGTCTATTGCGAGGAATAATGCAATTAAGAATGATTTGAGTGTTCAACTTAATTTGGCAGTAGACGTCTTAAAAAATGCGTGTGATGTAGAGCAGTTGCCAATTTACAATGAGTTAATGTTTAGAGTTGAGGAGTATTTATTAGAAGTTAAAAAAGGGCTCCATGCTGGTGATGAAATTGGGATTCTTGATTTTTTAAAACGTGAAATTTATCCAGTTTTTAATCATGTAAAGGAACTAAATTCTCATTTAGAAAATTTAGTCACTGTTTATATGAGCAGATTAGATTCTAAATTACATGTGGTTTATGAACAACGAAAAGCTTATGAAGAAAGTGTAACAGTTCTAAATGAGAAGCTAGCTGACTTTCTGGACAAAAAACAAGAAGAAGCACAATCAATGTTTCCTCATTATTTTGAACGTTACAAAACAGATGGAGTTGAGTATAATATGTACATTGGACAATCTTTGGTAAACAATAAAGAATACAATTCATTATATCTATATAATCTCCGTTTATGGCAATTGCAAGTAATGTTTGAAATGGAAAACCTTGCTCATCAACTTAAAGATACTCTTGAGTATGATTTAGAAATAGCATCACTTATATTGGTACATAGTAATGCTATGGCCATTAAATTTAGAATGGACGAGAAACAGTTTGATGTTGATGGTGCCTATAATATTCGTTATGAAATTATTAAAAAGCGAATAGATAAAGCACATATAAAAGGTACTGATGAACGGTTAACTGTGCCAGGAAAAATTGCGATTGTATATTCTCAAGAAAAAGATGCAATTGAGTATAAAAAGTATATTAAATATTTGCAATCAAAAAATTATTTAGGGAAAGTTGAAAGTTTAGAATTAGAAGATTTACAAGGTGTTTCAGGTTTAAAGGCTTTACGTGTAGAGGTTATTTATAAGCAAGATTTTAATGAAAAAACTACTATAACTATAGATCAATTAATCGAAGATATAAAAGCATAA
- a CDS encoding NAD-dependent epimerase/dehydratase family protein, whose translation MNKSSILVIGACGQIGSELVLKLRSIYGNERVVASDIKDYTDESMKNGVFEILDATYKGAILNIIKKHNVSEVYLMAAMVSVTAEKYPHRAWDLNMNSLLYVLELAQEGYLKKVFWPSSIAVFGKTTPNINTPQVTITEPSTVYGISKLAGERWCEYYKTKYGIDVRSVRYPGIISWKTPPGGGTTDYAVEIYHKALEDGLYDCFLSESTRLPMMYMDDAIDATVNLMAADLPENFAAYNISATNFTPKEIAESIKKHIPDFKINYTPDFRQQIADSWPQNMDDSQAKKDWNWKHTFDLDKMTEVMLRNLKLLNESK comes from the coding sequence ATGAATAAATCTTCAATTCTGGTTATAGGTGCTTGCGGACAAATTGGGTCTGAACTTGTGCTTAAATTACGTAGTATTTATGGGAATGAACGCGTTGTGGCGTCTGATATTAAAGACTATACCGATGAATCGATGAAAAACGGAGTTTTTGAGATATTAGATGCCACCTATAAAGGAGCTATCTTAAATATTATAAAAAAGCACAATGTTTCCGAAGTTTATTTGATGGCAGCTATGGTGTCGGTAACTGCAGAAAAGTATCCACATAGAGCTTGGGATTTAAACATGAATAGTTTGCTGTACGTGTTGGAACTCGCCCAAGAGGGCTATTTAAAAAAAGTTTTTTGGCCTAGTTCTATTGCTGTATTTGGTAAAACAACTCCAAATATAAACACTCCTCAGGTAACTATAACAGAGCCTTCTACAGTTTACGGAATCAGTAAATTAGCTGGCGAACGCTGGTGCGAATACTATAAAACCAAATATGGTATTGATGTAAGGAGCGTACGCTATCCCGGTATTATTAGTTGGAAAACACCTCCTGGCGGTGGTACAACTGATTACGCAGTGGAAATTTATCATAAAGCCTTAGAAGATGGTTTATATGATTGTTTTTTGTCGGAAAGCACAAGGTTACCGATGATGTATATGGATGATGCCATTGATGCTACTGTTAATTTGATGGCAGCTGACTTACCAGAAAATTTTGCAGCATATAATATTTCCGCTACCAATTTTACGCCAAAAGAGATTGCCGAATCTATTAAAAAGCATATCCCAGATTTTAAAATAAATTATACACCTGATTTTAGACAGCAAATTGCTGATAGCTGGCCACAAAATATGGATGATAGCCAAGCTAAAAAAGATTGGAACTGGAAGCATACTTTTGATTTGGATAAGATGACGGAAGTGATGTTAAGGAATTTAAAATTATTAAATGAATCAAAGTAA
- a CDS encoding cell division protein FtsX, whose product MSTSFEKYQKRRLKSSYFSVILSIAFVLFLLGLFGLLVLNTKKISDYFKEQSSITIFLKDDADNQKVKNLQTLLKSEPYTKSITYISKDEAAKIATEENGEDFMEFLGYNPLKNAIDLYIKADFVSLEKMSEIENSLVKNNVVHEVSYDKPLIGLLTKNIKRITLWVLIFSSVFVLIAMLLINNSIRLSVYSKRFTIKTMQLVGATKRFIRKPFVWSSIKLGALGAFVALIALAIAMYYLNINFPEFGFLENTELLAILFVGIFLIGIVISWISAFFATQRFLNLRTDQLYY is encoded by the coding sequence ATGAGCACATCTTTTGAAAAATATCAAAAAAGGCGTTTAAAATCGTCCTATTTTTCTGTAATTTTAAGTATCGCTTTTGTGTTGTTTTTATTAGGATTATTTGGACTTTTAGTGTTAAATACCAAAAAGATTTCGGACTATTTTAAAGAACAATCATCCATCACAATTTTTCTTAAAGATGATGCGGACAATCAAAAAGTCAAAAACTTACAGACACTTTTAAAAAGTGAGCCATATACAAAATCAATTACCTATATTTCTAAAGATGAAGCCGCTAAAATAGCAACTGAAGAAAATGGAGAGGATTTTATGGAGTTTTTAGGTTACAACCCACTAAAAAACGCCATAGACTTATATATTAAAGCGGATTTTGTTTCACTTGAAAAAATGAGTGAAATTGAAAACAGCTTAGTAAAAAACAATGTGGTTCATGAGGTTTCTTATGATAAACCTCTAATCGGCTTATTGACAAAAAATATAAAGCGTATAACACTTTGGGTACTTATATTCAGCAGTGTTTTTGTATTAATAGCCATGCTTTTAATTAATAATTCCATTCGCCTTTCGGTATATTCTAAAAGATTTACCATTAAAACCATGCAATTAGTTGGAGCAACTAAACGTTTTATTAGAAAACCATTTGTTTGGAGCAGTATAAAATTAGGAGCCTTAGGAGCTTTCGTTGCATTAATAGCTTTGGCAATTGCCATGTATTATTTAAATATTAATTTCCCTGAATTTGGCTTCTTAGAAAATACCGAATTATTAGCCATATTATTTGTTGGTATTTTTCTAATTGGTATTGTTATCTCTTGGATAAGTGCATTTTTTGCCACACAGCGTTTTTTAAATTTAAGAACAGATCAATTATATTATTAA
- a CDS encoding DUF3098 domain-containing protein — MSKKESKQNHNNEFLFGKKNYMIMLIGLIVIALGFILMAGGGSDDPTVFNEEIYNFQRIRLAPTLVLIGLAIEIYAILVNPKK; from the coding sequence ATGAGTAAAAAAGAATCTAAACAAAATCACAATAACGAATTCCTTTTCGGGAAAAAGAATTATATGATTATGCTTATTGGCCTTATTGTAATTGCACTCGGTTTTATATTAATGGCCGGTGGAGGTAGCGATGACCCAACTGTTTTTAATGAAGAAATCTATAATTTTCAAAGAATTAGATTAGCTCCCACCCTCGTTCTTATTGGTTTGGCTATAGAAATTTATGCCATTTTGGTTAATCCGAAAAAATAG
- the mce gene encoding methylmalonyl-CoA epimerase, protein MKKIEHIGIAVKDLDTSNTLFEKLFGKPAYKLEEVASEGVITSFFKSGPNKIELLAATSPDSPIAKFLEKNREGIHHIAFAVDDIKEEIKRLKNEGFIILNDKPKKGADNKLVAFLHPKSSNGVLIELCQEIK, encoded by the coding sequence ATGAAAAAAATAGAGCATATTGGTATAGCTGTTAAAGATCTAGATACTTCAAACACATTATTTGAGAAGCTTTTTGGTAAACCAGCATATAAATTAGAAGAAGTAGCTTCCGAAGGTGTTATAACCTCGTTTTTTAAATCAGGTCCAAATAAAATCGAATTATTGGCTGCTACAAGTCCTGATAGTCCTATTGCAAAATTTTTAGAAAAAAACCGAGAAGGAATCCATCACATAGCCTTTGCTGTTGATGACATTAAAGAAGAAATAAAAAGACTTAAAAATGAAGGGTTTATCATTTTAAACGATAAACCTAAAAAAGGAGCTGATAACAAATTGGTCGCTTTTTTACATCCCAAAAGTAGCAATGGGGTTTTAATTGAATTGTGTCAAGAAATTAAGTAA